From Halarsenatibacter silvermanii, one genomic window encodes:
- a CDS encoding ABC transporter ATP-binding protein codes for MLEVEMLSFSYREEKKIFTDLSLELERREFTGIIGPNGSGKSTLLKNLSRLYEPDGGSIYLDGRSLNRLSASQLARRLAVVPQEMRINFQFNVYDLVMMGRNPYQNRWGSVSEEDRDEVERAMALTDVRKFRDKTIDELSGGERQRVIIARALAQVPEILLLDEPASNLDINYKSEIFDLLAYLNRESDLTILVVSHDLNLAAQYCRRLVLLDEGEIHSQGSPDKVLTEDNISSVYETGVVVEKNHITGRPYVTVLPREHREYQSLSAAGDRVHVICGGGNAGNLLQRLYFAGFQVSCGVINQGDSDWNTARRFGFYTVDIPPFAYLDEEALEENAGWVEKAELVLVGDLPFGHGNVDNLLQLKEFPDKDIIMLNRRDIEERDYTGGQAAEIWNELTARQNVKTARQEEEMLSIVGNLLTGAPRKNESREESG; via the coding sequence GTGCTGGAAGTTGAGATGTTGAGTTTTTCCTACCGCGAGGAAAAGAAAATATTTACCGATCTCAGTCTGGAGCTGGAACGCAGAGAATTTACCGGGATTATCGGCCCCAATGGTTCGGGCAAATCGACCCTGCTCAAAAATTTGAGCCGGCTTTATGAGCCGGATGGAGGATCGATCTATCTCGACGGCCGCAGCTTAAATCGGCTATCTGCCTCTCAGCTGGCCCGTCGGCTGGCGGTGGTTCCGCAGGAGATGCGGATAAATTTTCAATTTAACGTCTATGATCTGGTTATGATGGGAAGAAATCCCTATCAAAATCGCTGGGGCAGTGTGAGCGAAGAGGATAGAGATGAAGTTGAACGGGCTATGGCTCTTACCGATGTTCGCAAATTTCGGGATAAAACCATAGATGAGTTGAGCGGTGGGGAGAGACAGCGGGTTATAATAGCGCGGGCTCTCGCGCAGGTCCCTGAGATTTTGCTGCTCGATGAACCTGCGTCCAATCTCGATATAAATTACAAAAGCGAAATTTTTGATCTGCTTGCCTATCTCAACCGCGAAAGCGATCTGACGATTCTGGTCGTCTCGCATGATTTGAATCTGGCTGCCCAGTACTGCCGCCGTCTGGTTTTGCTGGATGAAGGCGAAATCCACTCGCAGGGCTCCCCCGATAAAGTTCTCACCGAGGATAATATCTCCAGCGTTTATGAAACCGGCGTTGTAGTCGAAAAAAATCATATAACCGGTCGGCCCTATGTCACGGTTCTGCCGCGAGAACACAGGGAATATCAAAGTCTTTCTGCAGCCGGCGATAGGGTACATGTGATCTGTGGAGGAGGCAACGCCGGCAATCTGCTCCAGAGACTTTACTTTGCTGGATTCCAGGTGAGCTGCGGGGTGATAAACCAGGGGGACAGCGACTGGAATACCGCCCGCCGGTTTGGGTTTTACACGGTCGATATTCCTCCCTTTGCCTATCTTGATGAAGAGGCCCTGGAGGAAAATGCCGGATGGGTTGAAAAGGCTGAACTTGTGCTTGTGGGTGATCTTCCCTTCGGCCATGGAAATGTTGATAATCTGCTGCAGTTGAAGGAATTTCCCGATAAGGATATAATTATGCTTAATAGAAGAGATATAGAGGAGCGCGATTACACCGGAGGGCAGGCAGCTGAGATATGGAATGAGCTCACCGCCCGGCAAAATGTGAAAACCGCCCGGCAGGAAGAGGAGATGCTCTCTATTGTTGGGAATCTTTTGACCGGGGCCCCCCGGAAGAATGAATCCAGGGAGGAAAGCGGATGA
- the tilS gene encoding tRNA lysidine(34) synthetase TilS, which produces MDLLEEFADYCRREKLVSEGDSVLLAVSGGPDSLALLDLFDRLREDWNLKLGVFHLDHCLREDASEEAEFVRQQCDKRDINCWLEEVDVNEVKKRRGGSTEEIARELRLSLIYKYLRREEMDRAALGHQANDRAETIIFNLVRGAGMNGLSGISPCSNHWGYPFIRPLLDFTRNQLENYCDSRSLEPRIDRSNFSLDYDRNKIRQKLIPYLENNFNPELVPILNSMAELISEEHEFLNGLAKRCFRQHAEVVSEHRIEVEYEPLKDLDRVLRRRLWRLIVEKLLGSTEGFYRDHIELMEEILQKAGRESKSRDYHLPEGVLVREEYGVLSFRDQVWQKLNESVDYHIRVEDPGKIELPGGDNLRLEIQNLPENWRDQAENSETAFLDAEAISWPLTIRTRRPGDRFQPLGMSGRKKLKDFFIDEKVPRHRRDKIPLLVDYSGKIIWIVNMRCDHRFRVTPATEKILRVDFCKNREE; this is translated from the coding sequence ATGGATCTTCTTGAGGAGTTTGCGGATTACTGCCGCCGTGAGAAGCTGGTCTCAGAGGGCGACAGCGTTCTTCTGGCCGTATCAGGCGGTCCGGATTCGCTGGCTCTGCTGGATCTTTTTGATCGTCTCCGGGAAGACTGGAATCTTAAGCTGGGGGTTTTTCATCTCGATCACTGTTTGAGAGAAGATGCTTCTGAAGAGGCTGAATTTGTCAGACAGCAATGTGATAAAAGGGATATAAATTGCTGGCTGGAAGAGGTTGATGTAAATGAGGTCAAAAAACGGAGGGGAGGCAGCACTGAGGAAATAGCCCGAGAACTGAGGCTTTCTTTGATCTATAAATATCTGCGCCGGGAGGAGATGGACAGGGCTGCTTTAGGTCATCAGGCCAACGATAGGGCCGAAACCATTATTTTTAATCTCGTCAGAGGAGCCGGCATGAATGGTCTCAGCGGTATAAGTCCGTGTTCAAATCATTGGGGATACCCTTTCATTCGCCCGCTGCTTGATTTTACGCGCAATCAGCTGGAAAATTACTGTGACAGCAGATCTCTTGAACCCAGGATCGACAGGAGCAATTTTTCTCTCGATTACGACCGCAACAAGATACGCCAGAAATTAATCCCCTATCTGGAAAACAATTTTAACCCGGAACTGGTTCCGATTTTAAATTCGATGGCCGAGCTCATCAGCGAGGAACACGAATTTTTGAACGGGCTGGCCAAAAGATGTTTTCGTCAGCATGCAGAAGTTGTGAGCGAACATCGGATTGAGGTGGAATATGAACCCCTTAAAGACCTGGACAGGGTGCTGCGCCGGAGGTTATGGAGGCTCATCGTCGAGAAACTTCTGGGCTCAACCGAGGGTTTTTACCGTGATCATATAGAGTTGATGGAGGAAATACTGCAAAAGGCCGGCCGGGAATCTAAAAGCCGGGACTATCATCTGCCGGAAGGAGTGCTGGTCAGAGAGGAGTATGGAGTATTATCTTTTCGGGATCAGGTCTGGCAGAAATTAAATGAGAGTGTTGATTATCATATCCGGGTGGAAGATCCGGGTAAAATTGAGCTGCCCGGAGGAGATAATCTCAGATTGGAAATTCAGAATCTGCCGGAGAACTGGCGGGATCAGGCTGAAAATTCGGAGACTGCTTTTCTGGATGCAGAAGCTATCAGCTGGCCGCTGACCATCAGGACACGCAGGCCGGGAGATCGGTTTCAGCCGCTGGGTATGAGTGGCAGAAAAAAGTTGAAGGACTTTTTTATCGACGAAAAGGTTCCCCGCCATCGCCGCGATAAAATTCCCCTGCTGGTGGATTACAGCGGAAAGATAATCTGGATTGTAAATATGAGATGTGATCACAGGTTTAGAGTTACCCCTGCAACTGAGAAAATACTGCGGGTCGATTTCTGTAAAAATCGAGAGGAGTGA
- a CDS encoding 2'-5' RNA ligase family protein gives MIGPASFDEELFVVLRPGRLVAESTEKLRQALNEGYHLYKKGEEPPLHVTIDRIHREDRLEAAEIAVKSLQATTTDINLLLEEFTCLEQYDNRFLVLKVKPTESLLEFSRDLHRRLKNAGISTLTDYHDWQYHITLINNQFVDKPLIEEEFERLCRRLDEKWNRIISRVSRLEIWRPVREEEKRTYFSIDLNERRNNENG, from the coding sequence ATGATTGGACCTGCATCATTTGATGAAGAACTTTTCGTGGTTTTAAGACCCGGAAGACTGGTGGCCGAAAGCACCGAAAAGCTCCGGCAGGCCTTAAATGAGGGTTATCACCTATATAAAAAAGGAGAAGAACCTCCGCTCCATGTGACTATCGATAGAATTCATCGCGAGGACAGGCTGGAGGCTGCTGAAATTGCGGTAAAATCGCTGCAGGCCACTACCACCGATATCAATTTGCTGCTGGAAGAGTTTACCTGCCTTGAGCAATACGATAATCGTTTTTTGGTTCTGAAGGTAAAACCCACCGAATCGCTTCTCGAATTTTCCCGTGATCTGCATCGCCGCCTCAAAAATGCCGGTATCTCCACCCTTACGGATTATCATGATTGGCAGTATCACATAACTCTGATAAATAATCAGTTTGTCGATAAACCCCTGATAGAGGAGGAGTTTGAAAGACTCTGCCGCAGACTTGATGAGAAATGGAATCGCATAATATCGAGGGTCAGTCGTCTGGAAATCTGGCGTCCTGTCCGGGAAGAGGAAAAGCGGACTTATTTTAGTATCGACCTGAATGAGAGGAGGAATAATGAAAATGGCTGA
- the pgmB gene encoding beta-phosphoglucomutase yields MAEMEGAILDLDGVITDTAEFHFLSWKRMAEEEGIEFEREDNEKLRGLSRRHSLELILGERIDEFSEDEMERLMSKKNSYYQERIAEMDEDDMLPGARELMEECRERGMQLAIASASKNARIVLENLGITSEFEAISDGYSVKNPKPAPDLFLHTADKLGLSAEKCLVVEDAESGIDGALKAGMMAVGVGPEDRLDHAHIRFDSVEDVDLDEIIERDENL; encoded by the coding sequence ATGGCTGAGATGGAAGGAGCGATACTCGATCTGGATGGAGTTATAACTGACACTGCTGAGTTTCATTTTCTCAGCTGGAAGCGTATGGCTGAAGAGGAAGGTATTGAGTTTGAACGCGAGGATAATGAAAAACTGCGGGGGCTCTCGCGCCGGCACTCGCTGGAGCTGATTTTGGGAGAAAGAATTGACGAGTTTTCGGAGGATGAGATGGAAAGGCTCATGAGCAAAAAGAACAGTTATTATCAGGAGAGAATAGCAGAAATGGATGAGGATGATATGCTTCCCGGGGCGAGAGAATTGATGGAGGAATGCCGGGAACGGGGAATGCAGCTGGCTATCGCTTCCGCCAGCAAAAACGCCCGTATCGTGCTGGAAAATCTGGGTATCACCTCTGAATTTGAGGCTATATCCGACGGTTACAGCGTGAAGAATCCCAAACCCGCACCTGATCTCTTTTTACATACTGCTGATAAGCTGGGGCTGTCCGCGGAAAAATGCCTGGTAGTCGAGGATGCTGAGTCGGGCATAGATGGAGCCTTAAAAGCTGGTATGATGGCAGTGGGAGTCGGGCCTGAAGATAGGCTCGACCATGCTCATATTCGTTTTGACAGCGTTGAAGATGTAGACCTCGATGAGATAATTGAACGCGACGAAAATCTTTAA
- a CDS encoding DUF501 domain-containing protein: MSEEEMNAAQKSNSSISAAGRRLVEQQLGRSAKNALAICDRCSSGFPRVVKVHPFFEREVFPTTYWLTCPRLKSRVQKLEDEGLLDRLTEKEKSDEEFARAVQRAHEEYAQKRRSLMDEKLWKKAAELSRDVIEVLKNSGVGGIRTEKGLKCLHTHLAHYLAGGNNPVGRITAASLEFPTLCRDCSDYREGD, from the coding sequence GTGAGTGAAGAGGAGATGAATGCTGCCCAAAAAAGCAACTCCAGTATATCCGCTGCCGGGCGTCGACTGGTGGAGCAGCAGCTGGGGCGCAGTGCTAAAAACGCTCTGGCCATCTGTGATCGCTGCAGCTCGGGCTTTCCCCGGGTGGTGAAGGTCCATCCCTTTTTTGAGAGGGAAGTGTTTCCCACCACTTACTGGCTTACCTGCCCCCGGCTCAAATCCCGGGTTCAAAAACTTGAAGATGAAGGTCTTCTGGATCGACTGACAGAAAAGGAGAAAAGCGATGAGGAGTTTGCCCGGGCTGTTCAGCGGGCTCATGAAGAGTACGCACAGAAGCGCCGCAGTTTGATGGATGAAAAGCTCTGGAAAAAGGCTGCGGAGCTGTCCCGGGATGTAATTGAGGTGCTTAAAAATTCCGGGGTTGGGGGTATCCGTACAGAAAAAGGATTGAAATGCCTGCATACTCATCTGGCCCATTATCTGGCCGGAGGAAATAATCCTGTGGGCAGAATAACTGCTGCCAGTCTGGAATTTCCCACACTCTGTCGTGACTGCAGCGATTACAGAGAGGGTGATTGA
- a CDS encoding LacI family DNA-binding transcriptional regulator, translating into MSVTLKDLAEMAEVAESTVSRALNDRPGVSEKTRQEILRLAKEHNYRPNRMAQGLAGQKTRILGLILPDLDDPSHYHIIESVESVLEDTGYQLVICNTRRDPKKCRNYLNLIEYDQLDGALLVGGVKAGSKLIELTWERDNRIVLANLLVEELKLPSHLVNYRQGGRLAARELLPSSAQKLESGPPAILMGDENDYVEDERRQGFTEECRDRGMGEPEVVSGVFSHEDGYRAFLELVEEHYPLPEGFYLTSNLPAAGLIEAIKMGGYMIPEDFQVVGTGSNMMTEMIKPELSVIHEPLEELAVDAINTLLKLVRDEDIEEEIKVYDPELRRGETTL; encoded by the coding sequence ATGTCAGTAACGCTTAAAGATTTAGCTGAAATGGCGGAAGTCGCTGAATCGACGGTTTCCCGGGCTCTTAACGACCGTCCCGGTGTGAGCGAAAAAACTCGTCAGGAGATTCTGCGACTGGCAAAAGAGCATAATTACCGCCCCAATCGTATGGCGCAGGGGCTGGCAGGGCAGAAAACCAGAATTTTGGGACTTATACTCCCCGACCTCGATGACCCTTCCCATTATCATATAATCGAGTCCGTTGAATCCGTGCTGGAGGATACCGGTTATCAGCTGGTGATATGCAATACCAGAAGAGATCCGAAAAAGTGCCGAAATTATCTGAATCTCATCGAATACGATCAATTGGACGGTGCCCTGCTGGTCGGGGGCGTTAAAGCCGGCAGCAAATTAATCGAGCTGACCTGGGAGAGGGATAACAGGATTGTGCTGGCCAATCTGCTCGTGGAGGAGCTCAAACTTCCCAGCCATCTTGTCAATTATCGTCAGGGAGGCAGGCTGGCGGCCAGGGAACTTCTGCCTTCCTCCGCCCAAAAACTGGAATCTGGTCCTCCGGCAATTCTGATGGGGGATGAAAATGATTATGTAGAAGATGAGCGCCGGCAGGGTTTTACAGAAGAATGCAGGGATAGAGGCATGGGGGAGCCGGAAGTTGTGTCCGGAGTTTTTTCCCATGAGGATGGCTATCGTGCTTTTCTGGAGCTGGTAGAAGAACATTATCCTCTCCCTGAGGGTTTTTATCTGACTTCCAATCTGCCGGCTGCCGGTCTGATTGAAGCAATCAAAATGGGAGGATATATGATACCGGAAGATTTTCAGGTGGTCGGTACCGGCAGCAATATGATGACGGAGATGATCAAGCCTGAACTCTCGGTGATTCACGAGCCGCTGGAGGAGCTGGCTGTTGACGCTATTAACACTCTTTTAAAGCTGGTCAGGGATGAGGATATCGAAGAGGAGATAAAGGTTTATGATCCTGAGCTCAGACGGGGTGAAACCACCCTGTAA
- a CDS encoding GGDEF domain-containing protein yields the protein MNFLSTCRGWGSKKLGQILRAAEMVSPILFLIFLGVFLANPGNVVSFMLPGGEESLRLGLTPLVTMMAGMIMGPLPGVLIAFFIDFTSVAIWYGLEQFLFFFAFAVVLRGLLAGYLYNRVFKRFTFKSVFLTIALTYVITSGLLTPLALNYHYGQPLMANIGHRLSIQALAVPIYAIIAFFILKFREENQKLKKMYIKMEKLAQTDELTGLANRRAFIDTLNKYISAARRHEQELHLIYLDLDDFKQINDSCGHQVGVILLRQVGRVLREVVRAEDASARLGGDEFALALFNADADQSRQVAKRIRTGVENIKIKEVEGCCLSVSLGLAGLQQEDTYEDLLMRADKAMYRSKKKYKKQMVRETKRAKPLQELEAGISNEPPLAEKDRV from the coding sequence TTGAATTTTTTAAGCACCTGTCGTGGGTGGGGGAGCAAAAAGCTCGGACAAATTTTGCGTGCTGCTGAGATGGTCAGTCCTATTTTGTTTTTGATCTTTCTGGGAGTATTTCTGGCCAATCCCGGCAATGTTGTGAGTTTTATGCTGCCGGGAGGAGAAGAATCACTCAGGCTGGGGCTTACTCCTCTGGTTACTATGATGGCCGGGATGATCATGGGACCTTTACCGGGAGTGCTGATAGCTTTTTTTATAGATTTTACATCCGTGGCTATCTGGTATGGACTCGAACAATTTCTATTCTTTTTTGCTTTCGCGGTAGTCCTGAGAGGATTACTTGCCGGTTATTTATACAACCGTGTTTTTAAACGATTCACTTTTAAATCTGTATTTTTGACAATAGCCCTCACCTACGTGATTACTTCAGGACTTTTAACTCCCCTGGCTCTAAATTATCATTACGGACAGCCGCTGATGGCCAATATCGGTCACAGACTGTCGATTCAGGCTCTGGCTGTGCCTATTTATGCTATTATAGCCTTTTTTATTTTGAAATTCAGAGAAGAAAATCAGAAGCTAAAAAAGATGTACATAAAAATGGAGAAGCTGGCCCAGACTGATGAACTGACAGGGCTGGCCAATAGAAGAGCTTTTATCGATACTTTGAATAAATATATTTCGGCTGCTCGCCGACATGAGCAGGAATTACACTTAATTTATTTAGACCTGGATGATTTCAAGCAGATAAATGATTCCTGCGGCCATCAGGTCGGCGTCATACTGCTTCGGCAGGTGGGAAGGGTGTTGAGAGAAGTCGTCCGCGCGGAAGACGCCAGCGCCAGACTGGGAGGCGATGAATTTGCCCTGGCCCTTTTTAATGCCGATGCAGATCAATCCCGGCAGGTTGCGAAAAGGATCAGAACCGGGGTCGAAAATATTAAAATTAAAGAAGTTGAGGGCTGCTGCCTTTCGGTCAGTCTGGGTCTGGCCGGCCTGCAGCAGGAGGATACTTACGAGGATCTTTTGATGCGGGCTGATAAAGCCATGTACAGGTCTAAAAAGAAATATAAGAAACAGATGGTCAGGGAGACAAAACGAGCAAAACCCCTGCAGGAGCTGGAGGCCGGGATTTCAAATGAGCCCCCCCTGGCAGAAAAGGATCGTGTTTAA
- a CDS encoding S1 RNA-binding domain-containing protein produces the protein MSIEEGATVTGEVTGITDFGAFVDLPGGETGLIHISEIANSYVKDITNYVKEGEEVKVKVINIDDDGKIGLSIKRLDDPSDRRDHAPKKSFEEKMDEFLEQSSDRQKDIKDRQADSQ, from the coding sequence ATGTCCATTGAAGAAGGTGCCACTGTTACAGGCGAAGTTACCGGAATTACTGATTTTGGTGCATTTGTTGACCTGCCCGGAGGCGAGACTGGTCTGATTCATATCTCGGAGATAGCGAACTCATATGTTAAGGATATTACTAATTATGTTAAGGAAGGCGAGGAAGTCAAGGTCAAAGTCATCAATATCGACGACGATGGAAAAATCGGCCTCTCGATAAAACGGCTCGATGATCCTTCCGATCGCCGGGATCATGCTCCCAAGAAATCATTCGAGGAGAAGATGGATGAGTTTCTGGAACAGAGCAGCGACAGGCAGAAAGATATCAAAGATAGGCAGGCCGATTCTCAATAA
- a CDS encoding FtsB family cell division protein, which translates to MRESGFSRLLFRRILPLLIMIMAVFFLYNIAANFFRIRRLRTEVERMERRIEQAEAEQEELKLELERLDDPDYIEALARRRLGMVNPGEELIIPYEPERESDEEVD; encoded by the coding sequence ATGAGGGAAAGCGGTTTCAGCAGACTTTTATTTCGCAGAATACTTCCTCTGTTAATAATGATTATGGCGGTCTTTTTTCTTTACAACATAGCGGCAAATTTTTTTCGTATTCGCAGGCTCCGGACCGAAGTAGAGCGCATGGAAAGGAGGATTGAGCAGGCAGAGGCCGAACAGGAAGAACTAAAACTGGAACTGGAGCGGCTCGATGACCCCGATTATATTGAGGCCCTGGCCCGGCGCAGGCTGGGAATGGTAAACCCCGGTGAGGAATTGATAATACCCTACGAACCGGAAAGGGAAAGCGATGAGGAGGTTGACTGA
- the hpt gene encoding hypoxanthine phosphoribosyltransferase, whose amino-acid sequence MLSAKIAEDKLAEIIIEQDELQNRIEEMGREITDAYEPGTELRLVCILRGAVMFMADLSQSINMPVTFDFMEVSSYSGTESTGTVRIIKDLEDAISGEHVLIVEDIIDTGLTLRNVVDMLETRKPASIKVATLLDKPERRDYKHIDVDFNGFEIPDKFVVGYGLDYEEKYRNLPFIGVLEEGEYN is encoded by the coding sequence ATTTTGTCTGCCAAGATTGCTGAGGATAAGCTGGCCGAAATTATTATCGAACAGGATGAACTTCAGAACAGAATTGAAGAAATGGGGCGTGAGATAACTGATGCCTATGAACCAGGGACCGAGCTCAGACTGGTCTGTATATTGAGAGGAGCAGTTATGTTTATGGCTGATCTTTCTCAATCCATAAATATGCCGGTAACCTTCGACTTTATGGAAGTTTCCAGTTATTCGGGCACCGAATCGACCGGGACGGTCAGAATTATCAAAGACCTTGAAGATGCTATCAGCGGCGAACACGTCCTGATAGTGGAGGATATTATAGATACCGGTCTAACCCTGAGAAACGTCGTTGACATGCTCGAGACCAGAAAGCCGGCCAGCATAAAAGTGGCCACTCTGCTGGACAAACCGGAAAGACGCGATTATAAGCATATAGATGTAGATTTTAACGGCTTTGAGATACCCGATAAATTCGTGGTCGGTTATGGGCTGGATTATGAGGAAAAATATCGCAACCTGCCCTTTATCGGAGTGCTTGAGGAAGGTGAATACAACTAG
- a CDS encoding FecCD family ABC transporter permease has translation MLEEMTYKSRFLLIMAAAFVVGLAVFLLALAVGSTSIPFRKVIKALISPENVSERYIVIVRNIRLPRIILSFLVGAGLGTAGVIFQGVIRNPMVDPYIVGISAGAGTAVTFAIVFNLSFTFLYFSTIPFFAFLGALLTVGVVYGLAVENGRVPVMTFLLAGVAVAFILDALRSLVMVMGTQDIQQVVFWLMGSLAGSSWSDISMIFPYYLLGLVPLVLYINDLNLILLGEENAHHMGVDVERVKKILIAGATLVTAAVVSVSGGIGFIGLVIPHISRMLTGPDHRRLLLLAAAGGGLFLVISDMLARSLMPPMEIPVGIITALAGGPYFIYLLRRRRQGRW, from the coding sequence ATGCTTGAAGAGATGACTTATAAAAGCAGATTTTTGCTGATCATGGCAGCTGCTTTCGTAGTGGGGCTGGCTGTATTTTTGCTGGCGCTGGCTGTTGGCAGCACCAGTATACCTTTCAGAAAGGTTATTAAAGCTCTGATATCGCCTGAAAATGTTTCTGAGAGATATATCGTTATAGTGAGAAATATCAGGCTGCCCCGCATTATTCTCAGTTTTCTCGTCGGAGCGGGTTTGGGCACTGCCGGGGTGATTTTTCAGGGGGTAATCCGCAATCCCATGGTCGATCCTTATATAGTGGGTATTTCTGCCGGGGCTGGAACGGCAGTTACCTTTGCCATCGTCTTTAATTTGAGTTTTACCTTTCTTTATTTCAGCACCATACCTTTTTTTGCTTTTCTGGGAGCTCTGCTCACAGTAGGTGTTGTTTATGGTCTTGCGGTTGAAAATGGTCGGGTGCCGGTGATGACTTTTCTGCTGGCCGGAGTTGCAGTAGCTTTCATACTAGATGCCCTCCGCTCGCTGGTTATGGTGATGGGAACTCAGGATATACAGCAGGTGGTTTTCTGGTTGATGGGCAGCCTGGCCGGCAGCAGCTGGTCGGATATCAGTATGATATTTCCGTATTATCTGCTGGGATTGGTGCCGCTTGTACTTTATATCAATGATTTGAATCTGATACTGCTCGGCGAGGAGAATGCCCATCATATGGGTGTAGACGTCGAGCGGGTCAAAAAAATATTGATAGCTGGAGCTACGCTGGTAACAGCTGCGGTGGTTTCGGTCAGCGGCGGCATCGGCTTTATAGGTCTGGTCATTCCTCATATATCCCGGATGCTGACGGGGCCAGATCATCGCCGTCTGCTGCTGCTGGCTGCTGCTGGAGGAGGGCTTTTTCTGGTGATTTCTGATATGCTGGCTCGCAGTCTGATGCCGCCGATGGAGATACCGGTGGGAATAATCACGGCGCTGGCCGGCGGCCCCTATTTTATATATCTGCTGCGGCGGCGCCGTCAGGGAAGATGGTGA
- a CDS encoding ABC transporter ATP-binding protein: MAEVVLEDVTKTFNDGEVVAVENADLEVRDKEFLVLVGPSGCGKSTTLRMIAGLEDITEGIIEIGEDVVNDVPPKDRDIAMVFQNYALYPHMNVYDNMAFGLKLRKFPKDEIDRRVNEAADILGIPNLLDRKPKQLSGGQRQRVALGRAIVREPKVFLMDEPLSNLDAKLRVQMRAELSKLHDRLQTTVIYVTHDQTEAMTMGDRIVVLRDGKIQQVAPPMELYRKPVNMFVGGFIGSPAMNFTDASLAEKNGDIYVQADDEFEIKLAEELVEANPQVSDYVDKDVVFGIRPEDLNDAEITQDVDVATENTLDAEVEVVEPMGSEINLYINTGSREFIATVDADSKADVGDTVTMAVTQENMHIFDKETEESVFYS, encoded by the coding sequence ATGGCGGAAGTAGTTTTAGAAGATGTGACCAAAACTTTTAACGATGGTGAAGTCGTGGCGGTAGAAAATGCTGATCTGGAGGTGCGGGATAAGGAGTTTTTGGTTCTTGTCGGTCCTTCTGGCTGCGGCAAATCAACAACCCTGAGGATGATAGCCGGGCTGGAGGATATTACCGAGGGAATCATAGAGATCGGTGAAGATGTCGTAAATGATGTTCCGCCCAAGGACAGGGATATCGCCATGGTATTTCAGAATTATGCGCTTTATCCTCATATGAACGTTTATGATAACATGGCCTTCGGCCTGAAACTTCGCAAATTTCCCAAGGATGAGATCGATAGAAGGGTTAATGAGGCGGCGGATATTCTCGGCATCCCCAATCTGCTCGATCGCAAACCCAAACAGCTCTCCGGTGGTCAGAGACAGAGAGTGGCTCTGGGCAGGGCGATAGTCCGCGAACCCAAAGTATTTTTGATGGATGAGCCTCTATCTAATCTGGATGCCAAGCTGAGGGTTCAGATGAGAGCTGAACTTTCCAAGCTGCACGATAGACTTCAGACGACGGTAATCTATGTCACGCATGATCAGACTGAGGCTATGACCATGGGCGATAGAATTGTGGTCCTGCGCGACGGAAAAATTCAGCAGGTTGCTCCTCCTATGGAGCTTTACAGAAAACCGGTAAATATGTTCGTTGGTGGATTTATAGGCAGCCCGGCCATGAACTTCACCGATGCCAGTCTGGCTGAAAAGAATGGTGATATTTATGTCCAGGCTGATGATGAATTCGAGATAAAACTGGCCGAAGAGCTGGTGGAGGCTAATCCCCAAGTCAGCGATTACGTGGACAAGGATGTTGTATTTGGAATAAGGCCGGAAGATCTCAATGATGCTGAGATAACTCAGGATGTCGATGTAGCCACAGAGAACACGCTGGATGCCGAGGTCGAAGTTGTAGAGCCGATGGGTTCGGAGATAAATCTCTATATCAACACCGGCAGCCGTGAATTTATAGCTACAGTCGACGCCGATAGTAAAGCTGATGTAGGGGATACGGTGACCATGGCAGTGACTCAGGAGAATATGCACATCTTTGATAAGGAGACAGAGGAATCAGTTTTTTATTCCTGA